The Mauremys reevesii isolate NIE-2019 linkage group 13, ASM1616193v1, whole genome shotgun sequence genome contains a region encoding:
- the SDCBP2 gene encoding syntenin-2 isoform X1, which produces MVVPVEEAAMSALYPSLEDMKVDQTLQAQANAAARALAGVAEKSEPAAAPPVLYPNLMELGDYMGLSLSSDEVQKDLALVPTSGNAGALVPSSQGVLVAPLTGNNLGLRRAEIRPGLRELHLCKDERGKTGLQLKSIDQGVFVQLVKANSPASLVGLRFGDQVLQINGKDCAGWSTDKANRALKKAAPEKIVVIVRDRPFQRTVTMHKDSTGHVGFVIKKGKIVSLTKGSSAARNGLLINHYICELNGQNVIGLKDKQILDILVTAGNAVTITIIPTVIYEHMVKRLSPGKIKSSMDHSLPDA; this is translated from the exons ATG GTGGTTCCTGTGGAGGAAGCAGCCATGTCAGCTCTGTACCCATCACTGGAGGACATGAAGGTGGATCAAACCTTGCAG GCTCAGGCGAATGCAGCcgccagggctctggctggggttgcagAGAAGTCAGAGCCAGCAGCGG ccccacctgtTCTGTACCCAAACCTCATGGAGCTTGGGGACTACATGGGGCTCTCGCTCTCCAGTGACGAGGTCCAGAAGGACCTAGCCCTGGTCCCAACAAGTGGCAAC GCAGGGGCCCTGGTCCCTTCCTCCCAGGGTGTGCTGGTCGCCCCACTGACGGGAAACAACCTCGGGCTGCGCAGGGCAGAGATCAGGCcaggcctgcgggagctccacctcTGCAAGGATGAGCGCGGGAAGACTGGGCTCCAGCTGAAAAGCATCGACCAG GGGGTGTTTGTGCAGCTGGTTAAGGCCAACTCCCCAGCGTCCCTCGTCGGGCTGCGCTTCGGGGACCAGGTGCTGCAGATCAACGGGAAGGACTGCGCCGGCTGGAGCACAGACAAGGCCAACAGGGCCCTGAAAAAGGCCGCCCCGGAGAAAATCGTCGTGATCGTGCGAGAcag GCCCTTCCAGCGCACGGTGACGATGCACAAGGACAGCACGGGGCACGTGGGGTTCGTCATCAAGAAGGGGAAGATCGTTTCTCTCACCAAAGGCAGCTCTGCAGCCCGGAACGGCCTCCTCATCAACCACTACATCTGTGAGCTGAACGGGCAGAACGTCATCGGCCTGAAG GACAAACAAATCCTGGATATCCTGGTTACAGCTGGTAACGCCGTCACCATCACCATCATCCCCACAGTGATCTACGAGCACATGGTCAAACG GCTGTCACCTGGGAAGATCAAGTCATCCATGGACCACTCACTTCCTGATGCTTAA
- the SDCBP2 gene encoding syntenin-2 isoform X2 produces MSALYPSLEDMKVDQTLQAQANAAARALAGVAEKSEPAAAPPVLYPNLMELGDYMGLSLSSDEVQKDLALVPTSGNAGALVPSSQGVLVAPLTGNNLGLRRAEIRPGLRELHLCKDERGKTGLQLKSIDQGVFVQLVKANSPASLVGLRFGDQVLQINGKDCAGWSTDKANRALKKAAPEKIVVIVRDRPFQRTVTMHKDSTGHVGFVIKKGKIVSLTKGSSAARNGLLINHYICELNGQNVIGLKDKQILDILVTAGNAVTITIIPTVIYEHMVKRLSPGKIKSSMDHSLPDA; encoded by the exons ATGTCAGCTCTGTACCCATCACTGGAGGACATGAAGGTGGATCAAACCTTGCAG GCTCAGGCGAATGCAGCcgccagggctctggctggggttgcagAGAAGTCAGAGCCAGCAGCGG ccccacctgtTCTGTACCCAAACCTCATGGAGCTTGGGGACTACATGGGGCTCTCGCTCTCCAGTGACGAGGTCCAGAAGGACCTAGCCCTGGTCCCAACAAGTGGCAAC GCAGGGGCCCTGGTCCCTTCCTCCCAGGGTGTGCTGGTCGCCCCACTGACGGGAAACAACCTCGGGCTGCGCAGGGCAGAGATCAGGCcaggcctgcgggagctccacctcTGCAAGGATGAGCGCGGGAAGACTGGGCTCCAGCTGAAAAGCATCGACCAG GGGGTGTTTGTGCAGCTGGTTAAGGCCAACTCCCCAGCGTCCCTCGTCGGGCTGCGCTTCGGGGACCAGGTGCTGCAGATCAACGGGAAGGACTGCGCCGGCTGGAGCACAGACAAGGCCAACAGGGCCCTGAAAAAGGCCGCCCCGGAGAAAATCGTCGTGATCGTGCGAGAcag GCCCTTCCAGCGCACGGTGACGATGCACAAGGACAGCACGGGGCACGTGGGGTTCGTCATCAAGAAGGGGAAGATCGTTTCTCTCACCAAAGGCAGCTCTGCAGCCCGGAACGGCCTCCTCATCAACCACTACATCTGTGAGCTGAACGGGCAGAACGTCATCGGCCTGAAG GACAAACAAATCCTGGATATCCTGGTTACAGCTGGTAACGCCGTCACCATCACCATCATCCCCACAGTGATCTACGAGCACATGGTCAAACG GCTGTCACCTGGGAAGATCAAGTCATCCATGGACCACTCACTTCCTGATGCTTAA
- the FKBP1A gene encoding peptidyl-prolyl cis-trans isomerase FKBP1A, translating into MGVHVETIAPGDGRTFPKRGQTCVVHYTGMLEDGKKFDSSRDRNKPFKFVMGKQEVIRGWEEGVAQMSVGQRAKMIISPDYAYGSTGHPGIIPPNATLIFDVELIRLE; encoded by the exons ATGGGCGTGCACGTGGAGACCATCGCCCCCGGAGACG GGCGGACCTTCCCCAAGCGCGGACAGACCTGCGTGGTGCACTACACGG GTATGCTGGAGGATGGGAAAAAGTTTGATTCCTCCCGCGACAGGAACAAGCCATTCAAGTTTGTGATGGGCAAGCAGGAGGTGATCCGCGGCTGGGAAGAAGGGGTCGCGCAG ATGAGTGTTGGGCAGAGAGCAAAGATGATCATCTCTCCAGATTACGCCTACGGTTCTACTGGCCACCCAGGCATCATCCCCCCAAATGCCACGCTAATTTTTGATGTAGAGCTTATTAGATTGGAATGA